The window ATCAGAAACCGCCGCATCCCGCGCGAGACAGCCATCGGCACCCCGCCGCCGCCGCGTGACCGCGGCCGCGTATCGTCGATAATGGCACCGCCGGGGCGCCGGATCGAGCGGCGGCCTGCATGGAGGTGCCGACGTGGCTTCCGCTCAAGGAGGGGTCGCCGGCCGGGAGGCGGCCGTGCTCGGTGCGGGCCGCCAGGGGACGGCCGCCGCCTTCGACCTGCTGAGATTCGGCGGCGCCGCGCGCGTGCGGCTGATCGACGCCGACCCCGTGCGGCTGAGCGACGCCGCGCTCCGCCTGCAGCACCTCGGGCTGGGAGATTCCCTGGAAACGGCCGCCGTCGACGCGACCGACGAGCGAGCGCTCGCGAAGGCCCTGGAAGGGGCGGTGACGGCCGTGTGCGCGCTCCCGTACCGGCTCGGACCGGCGGCGGCCCGCGCCGCCCTGGCGGCGGGCTGTTCGCTCGCCGATCTCGGCGGGAACACGGAGATCTCGCGCCGGATCCTCGAACTCGACCGTCCGGCGAGGGAACGCGGAGTGTGTCTGGTGCCCGACACCGGGCTCGCCCCGGGGCTGGCCAACACCCTCGCGGCCGACGGCTTGCGGCGGCTTCCCGCGGCGCGCTCGGTGCGGATCTGGTGCGGCGGGCTCCCCCAGACGCCGATCCCGCCTCTCGGGTACCGGCAAGTGTTCAGCATCGAGGGGCTGCTCAACGAGTACTCCGGGGACGCGGTCTATCTGCGCGGCGGCGAGATCGTGCGCGTGCCGGCCTTGAGCGAGCGGGAGGAGCTCGAGCTGCCGGGCGTCGGCCGTGTCGAGGCGTTCCCCACCAGCGGCGGTACCTCGACCGCCCCGGAGACGTTCCGCGGCCGGCTCGATACCTACGAGTACCGGACCGTGCGCTATCCGGGGCATCTCGAGAGGTTCAAGACGCTGGCCGACCTCGGCCTGCTGGGAGAGGAGAAGATCCCGGCCGGGGACGGGCACGTCCGGCCGCGCGATCTTCTGATCCGACTGCTGGCCCCGCTGATCGACCGGCCGGACGTGCCCGACCTCGTCGTCCTCAGGGTCGAGGTGGAGGCCCCCGAGGACGCGGCGCCGCGGCGGGTGATCTACGACCTGCTGGACCGGGAAGACCGAGAAACCGGCTTCACCGCGATGGAGCGGTGCACCGCTCACCCGGCGGCGGTCGTCGCGGAGATGGCCGCGGCGGGCGAGATCGACCCCGGTGCGCAGCGGCTGGAGACCGGCGTACCGCCGGAGCCGTTCCTCGAACGGCTGGCGCGGCGGCCGCTGGCTCTGACCGTTCGCGAGGAGTGAGGGATGACCACGACGGGCGGAACCTCGGCCGGCGGTCCGGTGAAGTCCCGCAGCGTCGCCGACTCCCGCACGGAGATGGCGACGATCGTGCTCCCCGCCGACACCAACAACTACGGCCACATCTTCGGCGGGCGCGTGCTGGCGATGGCCGACAAGGTCGCGGCGATGGTGGCGATGCGGCACTGTCGCCAGCCGGTCGTCACCGCCTCGATCGATCGCGTCGACTTCATCCGTCCGATCAAGTCGGGAATGATCGTCATCTTCAAGGGGGCGATCAACGCGGCGTTCAACACCTCGATGGAGATCGGCGTCGATGTCGAGGCCGAGAACCCGTTGACCGGCGAGCGCATCACCGCCTGCCGGGCCCTCCTGACCGTCGTCGCGATCGATCGCAATGGGCGCCCCGTACCGATTCCACCGCTCGAGCTGCGGACGCAGGAGGAGCGCGATCGCGCCGCCCGCGCGGCGGAGCGGCGGCGCCAGCGTCTCGCGACGCGCGAGGCCTTCTGAGGGCCACTCTCTCCCGCGCGGGACCCTCCTCAACGCGGCAGGCGGTCGTAGGCGCCGCGTGTGGGCCTCAGGACGACGACGAGCGTGTCCTCGACTGGGCCGCACGCTATTCCCGACGTGTGGCACGAGATGACGAGCGGCTCCAGCCCCGGATCGGCATCGACCACGGCGGCGATCGGGTCCGGGAGCTCCTCCTCGTCGTCGAAGCGGCCTTCGAGCCTCGCGAGGGCGGCCTCCTGCCGTTTCATGACGATCTCCTCGACCATCGGCCGCCACTCCTCGCGGACCCACTGCACGTCGCCCCCACCCCAGACGAGATCGAGGTGCGGGCAGACCGGCTGCGCCGGCATGCCGCCGTCTCCGGCAACGACACGACCGCAGACGATGCAGTGGATCACCGGCGGCGGCGCCTGGAAAGGCCATTCCAACCAGACGTCCGGGCAAAGCTCCTGCGACATCGAGATCCTCCCCGTCGTTCGCCGGGACACACGGATCGCTCCGGGTCCGGCGCTCGTGTTACCTCGGTGGAAGCTGTTCGAGTCTTCGCGATCGTTCCACCACCCGGCGGGCGGTCGTGCTCAGCCCCCGAGGGTGCCAGGCCGCCTCGAGCGCTCTGGCCAGCATCTGGTCGAAGAACGCGGCTTCCCGGTCCTGGGGGCTCAAATCCCAGAAGGCGGCCGGCGGGACGATCCGGCCGTCCGGGTCCAGCCGGCGGTCCGCCGAGACGACCGCCTCGATCAATCGCTCGCGATCCCGTCCGCGATCGCTCATCGCATCAGCTCTCCGACCGGAACGCCATGCCGCTCGAGACAGCGTGCCATCTGGCGACGGGCGCGCCCGACGTTCTGGAGGAAGGTGTTGAGCCGCATCCCGGCGCGTGCGGCCAGCTCGCGGTCGCTGTCACCACCCCGTGCCTCGAGCCGCGCGAGCAGGGCCCGGCGCGGGCGCGGGG of the Acidobacteriota bacterium genome contains:
- a CDS encoding saccharopine dehydrogenase, whose amino-acid sequence is MASAQGGVAGREAAVLGAGRQGTAAAFDLLRFGGAARVRLIDADPVRLSDAALRLQHLGLGDSLETAAVDATDERALAKALEGAVTAVCALPYRLGPAAARAALAAGCSLADLGGNTEISRRILELDRPARERGVCLVPDTGLAPGLANTLAADGLRRLPAARSVRIWCGGLPQTPIPPLGYRQVFSIEGLLNEYSGDAVYLRGGEIVRVPALSEREELELPGVGRVEAFPTSGGTSTAPETFRGRLDTYEYRTVRYPGHLERFKTLADLGLLGEEKIPAGDGHVRPRDLLIRLLAPLIDRPDVPDLVVLRVEVEAPEDAAPRRVIYDLLDREDRETGFTAMERCTAHPAAVVAEMAAAGEIDPGAQRLETGVPPEPFLERLARRPLALTVREE
- a CDS encoding acyl-CoA thioesterase, producing MATIVLPADTNNYGHIFGGRVLAMADKVAAMVAMRHCRQPVVTASIDRVDFIRPIKSGMIVIFKGAINAAFNTSMEIGVDVEAENPLTGERITACRALLTVVAIDRNGRPVPIPPLELRTQEERDRAARAAERRRQRLATREAF